A genome region from Gigantopelta aegis isolate Gae_Host chromosome 3, Gae_host_genome, whole genome shotgun sequence includes the following:
- the LOC121368268 gene encoding protein BOLA2-like — MSSMQEKIESKLKQALDTTHLEVVDASDGCGAKFQVLVVSPQFEGKPLLQRHRLVNSTLEEEMKSIHAFQMKTLTPQQWQQQQTN; from the exons ATGTCTTCTATGCAAGAAAAAATTGAAAGCAAGTTGAAACAAGCTTTGGACACAACGCATctg GAAGTTGTTGATGCGTCAGATGGCTGTGGGGCCAAGTTTCAGGTACTTGTAGTGTCACCACAATTTGAGGGAAAACCACTGCTGCAAAGACATAG GTTAGTTAATTCCACATTGGAAGAGGAAATGAAGAGCATACATGCTTTCCAGATGAAGACTTTAACACCCCAACAGTGGCAACAGCAGCAAACAAACTGA
- the LOC121368269 gene encoding uncharacterized protein LOC121368269 produces MASFAGRDTGAEAADEVHLSREERLKNERLRKCYTKLQDEIEAPLLVGHMYENGALSRDDMDEIRKTQPPTRRMQATVLLDMVLRGKPAISMYDVLVDALSKSGYSELVTKLAETHVDVESETGDVIKHPKTKSKTLPKLLEVKIKSAKKVFVETKSYCSVRSSLEKNGYVTITGGSGSGKTTMALMLMEEYRQRDHAVFFIENIEDLDLDKMVEIKQPKLLVIDDVMGSVSATQDRIVAFNKVFDFLADMLQNTSSTSGSDMQDHFQNEKNIKVIFTSKTWLLKESKCHIKHHLYSYFTQSVDLSNSQMSEQELKDILSKHLTNKGHSVSQDDVSKICTNISKEGDTALGFPYVCQLFSSMDVFCKGKDPVTFFQKPMKFLKSELESLFKTDKMKKACFMLMVLCDGHLSLSSLMDSDTRQKSGLEEKVKIIQNYTGDCTDKIQPFCSSIKTTAETLTDTLLKTEDDNVSFLHASTHDATAYLLGKENISFIINHCSMKVINERIRVKVGSTKGKPHDEGSDFLITISEANHEMLAKRLAKELCNKQFAISLSHQAFSNLKVKKLVFDSLSEKNELTALIHSHDTLYEAHFLFWASLFNHKYLLTQILSLGNFTTEELLWGILATCVNGKGEGFDTITSKDPSVKEQLLLKTVEDITVNVMNEKVTEKFQNYFKLTSSSYLEFKGTCGLIHVAAAFGHKMIVEKLLEAGACVNSTTESGVTPLMLACLHGHLELVKMLLDKGAEYMVTSKIGNCSIHFACLGNQTEVIEMLCTLCIDINFKGKANWTPLLYSCRYGDLRAVKLLLKYADKTVVTDTGLTCLHLASCNGNKEIVQMFLSEDMDVNCVGNNLKTPLMYACFEGQTQIAEMLLDNGADITKTDASCKTCLHYACYKSENSSLIKKLLQHDIDINCKSEKGWTPLCYACRYGNVEIVNLLLFYEADKNVLVDNGLNCLHLAALGGSVHMVDTLLESEFHIESQTTLKETPLLWACIEGQIEVVEFLIENSADICACDHYGRNALHLVCKAGYLNIAKLLLELGMDVDARDADGWTPLLFASRYAKADLVEHLLSVKADENVNTKTGLNCLHLACCDGNTEKVELLLFKGWDVNSTTDKGKTPLMYCCHEGKVTLVDILVAKGADLFIYDKENRNCMHYACLNKYCNEFLTKLIDYEMDINCRGENGWTPVLFLSRYGSVRVVELLKNRGADMTVVSDSGLNCLHMAACNSDVRMVEMFLCLDFDIDSRSKKGKTPLMYACETGRTDVAQLLITKKADVLARDASGKNCYDWLQTDKFREFAQMLEENYPELLNTAQDKPASQDQVDASSHTP; encoded by the exons ATGGCATCATTTGCTGGCAGGGATACTGGTGCTGAAGCTGCAGATGAG GTACATTTGAGTCGTGAAGAACGCCTTAAGAATGAGCGACTTCGTAAATGCTACACAAAACTTCAGGATGAAATTGAGGCACCCCTATTGGTGGGCCACATGTATGAAAATGGAGCATTATCACGTGATGACATGGATGAGATCAGAAAGACCCAGCCACCAACTCGACGTATGCAGGCTACCGTACTGCTGGATATGGTGCTACGTGGTAAACCGGCAATATCCATGTATGATGTGCTGGTTGATGCACTGAGCAAATCTGGTTACTCAGAACTTGTAACCAAGTTGGCAGAAACACACGTTGATGTGGAGTCTG AAACTGGTGATGTAATCAAACATCCAAAGACTAAGAGTAAGACTCTACCTA AACTGTTAGAGGTGAAAATAAAGAGTGCCAAGAAAGTATTTGTGGAAACCAAAAGCTACTGTTCAGTGAGATCTTCCCTGGAGAAAAATGGATATGTTACCATAACAGGAGGTTCAGGTTCTGGTAAGACTACAATGGCTTTGATGTTGATGGAAGAATATAGACAGAGAGACCATGCTGTATTCTTCATTGAAAATATTGAAGATTTGGACTTAGACAAGATGGTGGAAATAAAGCAACCAAAATTACTTGTGATCGATGATGTCATGGGATCAGTATCAGCCACACAAGATAGGATTGTTgcttttaataaagtttttgaTTTCCTTGCAGACATGCTGCAAAACACCAGCAGTACTTCAGGTAGTGATATGCAAGATCATTTTCAGAATGAGAAAAATATCAAAGTAATATTTACATCAAAAACGTGGCTTCTTAAGGAAAGCAAATGCCACATAAAGCATCATTTGTACAGCTATTTTACACAGTCTGTTGATTTGTCGAACTCACAAATGTCTGAACAAGAGTTAAAAGATATCTTgtcaaaacatttaacaaataaagGACATTCAGTTAGTCAGGATGACGTTTCAAAGATATGCACCAATATATCAAAAGAAGGAGACACTGCTCTTGGCTTTCCTTATGTTTGTCAGTTATTTTCAAGTATGGATGTCTTCTGTAAAGGAAAAGATCCAGTAACTTTTTTCCAGAAACCAATGAAATTTCTAAAGAGTGAACTTGAGAGTCTGTTTAAGACTGATAAGATGAAGAAAGCATGTTTTATGCTGATGGTCTTATGTGATGGCCACCTGTCCCTGTCATCACTAATGGACTCTGATACACGCCAGAAAAGTGGATTAGAggaaaaagttaaaataattcAGAATTACACAGGTGATTGTACAGACAAAATTCAACCATTCTGCAGCAGCATTAAAACTACGGCAGAAACGTTAACCGACACATTGTTAAAAACTGAAGATGACAATGTGTCATTTTTGCATGCCTCCACTCATGATGCTACTGCTTATCTTCTTGGCAAAGAGAATATTAGCTTTATCATCAACCATTGCAGTATGAAGGTGATCAATGAAAGAATAAGAGTTAAAGTTGGAAGCACTAAAGGAAAACCTCATGATGAAGGAAGTGATTTTCTGATTACAATATCTGAAGCCAATCATGAAATGCTGGCTAAACGGTTGGCTAAAGAACTTTGTAATAAACAGTttgctatttctctttctcacCAAGCATTCAGCAACCTGAAAGTGAAAAAACTGGTATTTGATAGCCTTTCTGAAAAGAATGAGTTGACAGCATTGATTCATTCTCATGACACATTGTACGAAGCACACTTTTTGTTTTGGGCTTCATTATTCAACCATAAATATCTTTTGACACAAATTCTATCATTGGGCAACTTCACTACTGAAGAGTTATTGTGGGGTATATTGGCAACATGTGTGAATGGTAAAGGTGAGGGTTTTGACACCATCACATCAAAGGATCCAAGTGTAAAAGAACAATTATTGCTGAAAACTGTAGAAGACATAACTGTTAACGTTATGAATGAAAAAGTTACTGAAAAATTTCAGAACTACTTCAAGCTGACTTCATCTTCTTACCTGGAATTTAAAGGAACATGTGGACTGATTCATGTGGCTGCTGCTTTTGGACATAAAATGATTGTGGAGAAACTTCTGGAGGCTGGTGCGTGTGTCAATAGTACAACAGAAAGTGGAGTCACACCACTTATGCTTGCTTGTCTACATGGTCACTTGGAACTTGTGAAAATGCTTCTAGATAAAGGTGCCGAATACATGGTTACCTCAAAAATAGGTAACTGCAGCATCCACTTTGCATGCCTTGGTAATCAAACAGAAGTCATAGAAATgctttgcacgctttgcattgACATTAATTTTAAGGGAAAAGCAAACTGGACACCACTTTTGTATTCATGTCGCTATGGAGATTTGAGAGCTGTAAaacttttgttaaaatatgcaGACAAAACCGTGGTTACTGATACAGGGTTAACCTGCCTTCATTTGGCTAGTTGCAATGGAAATAAAGAAATAGTGCAGATGTTTCTATCAGAAGACATGGATGTCAACTGTGTTGGTAATAATTTGAAGACTCCATTGATGTATGCTTGTTTTGAAGGACAAACCCAGATAGCAGAAATGCTTCTTGATAACGGTGCTGATATTACCAAAACAGATGCGTCTTGTAAAACATGTCTTCACTATGCATGCTATAAATCAGAAAATAGTAGTTTGATTAAGAAGTTGCTCCAGCATGACATAGACATTAACTGTAAAAGTGAAAAGGGGTGGACCCCTCTCTGCTATGCATGTCGTTATGGCAATGTGGAAATTGTCAACCTACTGCTTTTTTATGAAGCTGACAAAAACGTCTTGGTGGATAATGGCTTGAATTGTCTCCACTTGGCTGCATTAGGGGGCAGTGTCCATATGGTGGATACATTACTCGAGTCTGAATTTCATATTGAATCACAGACCACATTAAAAGAAACACCATTATTATGGGCATGTATAGAAGGTCAAATTGAAGTTGTGGAATTTTTAATAGAAAACTCTGCTGATATATGTGCATGTGATCATTATGGTAGAAATGCTCTACACCTTGTATGCAAGGCAGGTTATCTAAATATAGCTAAACTATTGCTTGAATTAGGTATGGATGTTGATGCCAGAGATGCAGATGGATGGACTCCCCTGCTGTTTGCAAGTCGTTACGCCAAGGCTGATCTGGTAGAGCATTTATTGTCAGTCAAAGCGGACGAAAACGTCAATACCAAGACAGGATTGAATTGTCTTCATTTAGCTTGTTGTGATGGTAATACAGAAAAAGTGGAGCTTCTTCTTTTCAAGGGCTGGGATGTAAACAGCACAACTGATAAAGGAAAGACTCCACTTATGTATTGCTGTCATGAAGGGAAAGTAACTCTTGTGGATATACTTGTTGCCAAGGGAGCTGATCTTTTTATTTATGACAAAGAGAACAGAAATTGTATGCATTATGCTTGTTTGAACAAATACTGTAATGAATTTCTTACAAAGCTTATTGACTATGAAATGGATATCAACTGCAGAGGAGAAAATGGTTGGACCCCGGTTTTGTTCTTAAGTCGCTATGGTAGCGTAAGAGTTGTTGAGCTTTTGAAGAACAGAGGAGCTGATATGACAGTAGTTTCTGACAGTGGACTAAACTGCTTGCACATGGCTGCCTGTAATAGTGATGTTCGAATGgttgaaatgtttctttgtttggATTTTGACATCGACAGCAGATCGAAAAAGGGGAAAACACCACTGATGTACGCTTGTGAAACGGGCAGGACAGATGTAGCGCAGTTATTAATAACAAAGAAGGCTGATGTTTTAGCAAGAGATGCCTCTGGGAAGAACTGTTATGACTGGTTACAAACAGACAAGTTTAGAGAATTTGCTCAGATGCTTGAAGAGAACTACCCTGAACTGTTGAATACTGCTCAAGATAAACCAGCTTCTCAGGACCAGGTGGATGCATCTTCTCACACACCATAG
- the LOC121390814 gene encoding protein adenylyltransferase SelO, mitochondrial-like: MATVAHATKVCIIFYFMYIYIAITEHTDKMSNRISCWYYKPTNYILFYLQNVAFCSDAENVAYNLKSINRPMWNFSAHQSLYSTFPIDPVKENYVRKVKNILFSVVKPMPFRTKVSLVSASLDVVLNILNIDPSQLETKEFIDVVGGMALPKASIPLAHRYGGHQFGYWADQLGDGRAMLLGEIVNSNGERWELHLKGSGPTPYSRRGDGRSVLRSSIREFLCSEAMHYLGIPTTRAAALVVSNDKVLRDVFYDGHPKEERAAVVLRVASSWFRIGSLEILAFSKEYNLLKQLTDFVIQQHFPNINFSDTNKYIVFFSEVVSNTASLIAQWQSVGFAHGVLNTDNFSLLSITIDYGPFGFMDVYDPEFVPNTSDDEKRYSFEKQPDVGLYSLNKLRIALLPLLTKEQQTKAKYVLQGYVNLYKKKFMEIYRKKLGLVGQDDDDEELIALFLKMMQDTASDFSITFRQLGEICFKTLRNLVFNNHLWALKTLTTHEWFPRWVKLYSKRVEMSGITEDERQTLMNSVNPVYILRNWIAQNATSIAEYDDFSGVQKVLKVLQNPYTRQPEADESGFADPVPTWAKDLKVSCSS, from the exons ATGGCGACAGTAGCCCATGCAACCAAAGTGTGCATCATTTTCTAtttcatgtacatatacatagcCATCACCGAACACACGGATAAGATGTCAAATCGGATTTCCTGTTGGTATTACAAaccaacaaattatattttgttttatttgcagaATGTGGCATTCTGTTCAGATGCAGAAAATGTGGCttacaatttaaaatcaataaatagGCCTATGTGGAACTTTAGTGCACACCAATCCCTGTATAGCACTTTTCCAATAGATCCAGTAAAGGAGAACTATGTTAggaaagttaaaaatattttgttttcagtggtTAAGCCCATGCCATTTAGAACAAAAGTTAGCCTTGTTTCAGCCTCACTTGATGTGGTTTTGAATATTCTTAACATTGACCCAAGTCAGTTAGAAACAAAAGAATTTATAGACGTAGTCGGTGGAATGGCATTACCAAAAGCATCAATACCTCTTGCGCATCGTTATGGAGGGCATCAGTTTGGTTATTGGGCAGATCAACTTGGTGATGGTAGGGCAATGCTGCTGGGAGAGATTGTCAACTCCAATGGGGAGAGGTGGGAGCTGCACTTGAAAGGATCTGGACCAACGCCATATTCACGTCGAGGCGATGGTCGCTCCGTGTTGAGGTCATCCATCAGGGAGTTTTTGTGCAGTGAGGCAATGCATTATCTTG GTATTCCAACAACTCGAGCAGCAGCACTGGTTGTGAGCAATGACAAAGTCCTTCGAGATGTATTTTATGATGGTCATCCAAAAGAAGAACGTGCTGCAGTCGTTCTGCGTGTTGCTAGCTCCTGGTTTAGAATAGGATCACTTGAAATACTAGCCTTTTCTAAAGAATACAACCTCCTTAAACAACTCACTGATTTTGTCATTCAGCAGCACTTTCCAAATATAAATTTTAGTGATACtaacaaatatatagttttcTTTTCTGAAGTTGTTTCAAACACTGCATCTCTGATTGCTCAGTGGCAGAGTGTAGGGTTTGCTCATGGAGTTTTAAATACAGATAATTTTAGTCTGTTGTCCATTACCATTGATTATGGTCCTTTTGGTTTCATGGATGTATATGATCCAGAATTTGTTCCAAATACTTCTGATGATGAGAAAAGGTATAGTTTTGAAAAACAACCAGATGTTGGCTTGTACAGTTTAAATAAGTTACGGATAGCTTTGTTGCCTTTGCTAACAAAAGAACAACAGACCAAAGCCAAGTATGTGCTTCAAGGATATGTCAACCtttataaaaagaaattcaTGGAGATCTATAGGAAGAAGCTTGGTCTTGTTGGgcaggatgatgatgatgaagagcTTATAGCACTGTTTTTGAAAATGATGCAAGATACTGCTTCTGATTTTAGCATAACGTTCAGACAACTTGGAGAAATCTGTTTCAAAACTTTAAGAAATCTAgtatttaataatcatttgtGGGCTTTAAAAACTCTTACAACACATGAGTGGTTCCCAAGATGGGTAAAACTTTATTCTAAAAGAGTAGAAATGTCTGGTATTACTGAGGATGAAAGACAAACATTGATGAACTCTGTAAATCCAGTGTATATTCTACGGAACTGGATTGCCCAAAATGCCACTTCCATTGCAGAATATGATGACTTTTCCGGAGTGCAGAAGGTATTGAAAGTTCTTCAGAATCCATATACAAGGCAGCCTGAAGCAGATGAAAGTGGGTTTGCAGACCCAGTACCAACATGGGCTAAAGATTTGAAAGTCAGTTGTTCTTCATGa